The Electrophorus electricus isolate fEleEle1 chromosome 15, fEleEle1.pri, whole genome shotgun sequence genome segment GAAATGGCACCAAACTCTGCTTTACTTAGAGAGCAAATGAGTTATAAAGTTACAGCGTTACTCATAATTTCAACAAGGCCAGATTACACTTTGCCCTTTAATAAAACTACTCTAAATGAAACATAATTATGAGAGTGAAATGTACTGAAATAGAGAGATGTATCCTCTTTATTTGTCATGCAGACAGTGGTGCCATAACTGACTCAATAGTATGCACTGGCATTTAAACCACAGATAAGTGTACAcatcaaaatatttcattataattctctgctgaaaaaaaaggaaactacaAGAGATTGCAAAGCAAAATCTAGTCATCTTGATAATGTAACTAATATATTATTAgggtataaaatataaattattgtCATCGTCATTTAAAATTGCAATGAAAACctaaaatgtacaaatggaACACGTTCTGTCCCTTCTATATTAGACATTCAGCGAACAACGACAATACAACTAACAATAAAATAAGCAGTTTAGTTTGTATAGTGCGTTTCACTAACCCAAGGACGCTTTGCATTGGGAGGAGGAAACACCCAGAAAGAACAAACAGCAGTAAAGAGGGAATGTTTAAGTTGATTTCTAAAGGAAGACAGAAAAGAACAGTGGTGGGGAGACCATGGCAGAGTTCCACACTTCAGGAGCAGCAGTACTGCAGGATCTGCCACCCACGAGTGTGAATCGACTCTGTGGGACAGCAGTAAGACCAGAGCCCAAGGAAGGATGAGGGACAGCATGCAGGACTGAGTTCAAAGAGAGAAGTAGAAGCCAGACCAGGAAGAACATGGAGGTTAGAAAGAAGATTTTATACATAATCCCGTAGATAACAGGGAGGCAGTGCAGCTACTTAAGGACAGGTGTGATCTGTGATCTGACAGGTGTGATCTGTGATCTGACAGGTGCAATATGTGATCTGACAGGTGTGATCTGTGATCTGACAGGTGTGATCTGTGATCTGACAGGTGCAATATGTGATCTGACAGGTGTGATCTGTGATCTGACAGGTGCAATATGTGATCTGACAGGTGTGATCTGTGATCTGACAGGTGCAATATGTGATCTGACAGGTGTGACCCATGATCAGACAGGTATGATCCATGATCTGTGATCAGACAGGTGTGATCAGTGATCTGACAGGTGTGATCTGTCAGGACTCTAGCTGCAACTGTCTGATTAGAAATATGAGCCCAGAGCCTGGAGCAGTTGATAGATTCTTCCAGTCGGAAATGCATCAGAAAGCTCTCCTGATTTCATACTGTGACCAGGGCCCACTGCTGGTGTCCTCCCTGACCCACGGGAATGTGTCACTCAACAGTGGTGGATTCTCAGTCTCAGCTAAGGacagagctgctgttttggTGGTGGACTGGCCGGAGACTGCCGTGTACGTCGGGTACACGAAGCCACCGGGCGCAGGCTGGAAGGGGGAGGGGTAGTGCCCATCCTCTAGTGGGTGCAGCGGGTAGAACTGAGAAGAGGGTACGACTGATCCCTTGGAGGAGGCCCGGTACTGTCCCGGGCTGTGTAGCTCTGAGCCAGACAGAGAGCCCATAAGCGGAGCTGGAACCAGGCTGTCAGCGCATAAGCCTTCCATGACCTCGGTCGCAGCAGTCTCCCAGGAATCCCTCTGCAGCAAACACAAAACGAGACTCAGATTCCCAGGATCTCATCGGAAAAAAAGGGAACATTTAGCTTGTGATAACAGCTTGATTGTACAAGAATGTCACTAAAGTGCTGAAGAGATTTATCTGGAGCTATGAATAGAATGAAAAGAATGCGGTTTCAAAGaaaaaaggacattttacagtcatttttaatCCCTCTTCAGTTATAAATGAATTAAGCAAAAGAAGACCAGATATTAGTAAAgatttaatcaaattgaatacAGATCacgtataaatatatatattaaagacAAGAATGGACTTGTTATTCATGAAAAGTGGAAATTCCTGGCAGTGATATCTTAACGGACATAGTCTGTTGTTAGGGACCTTACCAGCACAAAGTTGGAGGTGTCTGCAGGGAGCGAGGGCAGCAGGGTGGACAAGGTGGATGACGAGAAGATGGTGCTTCCTCCACCCGCAAGGCCAGCACCGCAGTAGTCGCTGAAGGACTCAGTGTAGTATCCATCCAAGAGAGACTGGTACTGGATCGGCACTGGATCACATGACACAGACTTCCCCGTCAGTGCTGATGAGTGAACGTCGGTGGAGAGCTGCTTGCTGGAAGTGGAGAACTCGGCTTCGGAAATGAACGGCCTCCTCATACTGTAGTATCCCGGCAGTGCATGAGAACCTGAACACAGGATTCCTCCTGGGTTACTACTAATCTATCTCTTCCTATATTATTTCTAATCTAGCTCCTCCTGGGTTATTAGTAATTTAATTTCTACTGGGTTGTTGCTAATCTAGCTCCTCCTGGGTTATTACTAATCTAATTTCTACTGGGTTGTTGCTAATCTAGCTCTTCCTAGATTATTGATAATCTAGCTCTTCTTGGGTTATTACTAATCTATCTCCTCCTATATTATTGCTAATCTAGCTCCTCCTGGGTTATTGCTAATCTTGCTTTTATGAGACCTGCACCTTTGTCTCACCGTTGTGGCAAAAACATTCATGGCAACAGTGATGTGTTTGTCTATAAACACCTGTCACAATAAGTatctttgctgttttatttcttaacACATCCGtccctgtgtgtctgctgagggTTAACAGGTTTGTCAGGAGATCAGGTCTCACCTGTCATTGGTACGAATGGGCTCTGAGGAGCTGAGATCCCCTACAACAAAGAAAAGCTCAGTCAGGGTGTGACAGAGATGCACTCACTGTCCCCCACCACCTctgattctttctttctgactctttctctctgactctaaCAGTAATTGCATGTGTGGTACTCACTCTGTAATTATTGGGTGAATTTTCTTTGTAATCTGATAAGAATCTGCAATATATTTACACATCAGAGTATATCTTTCACTCTTGGGTCATGTGAGTAATGGGTATCTTCTGTGAGATGGAGACTTTAAAACTCCAGTGCTATGACTGGAGCAGCAACTCTCATTATGGTTTAAGCAAATACACTACCTTTGACTCCATTGAGGACTAATGACCTAAGAAGGAATAGGAGGCTCATGGTTATCTATGAAACGACTGTCGTCATCACACATCAGCCACTGGCTTCCAACCTTCAAGCAAAGAACAAAGTGCTACACACTCTTGTTTCATTTAGGTATAGTGTACAGGAAAAGGTGTCCAACTGGTAACAAAGGCTTTTAAATTGGACAGAAAATATGAAGTTAGTAAATTAAGAAGCGTCACAGTGATGACGTCAATATAACAGGCAACAGCATGTAAAGGACATGATGTTAGCAAAGTGCTCACGGCCTCTGAAGAGACAGGGCAGAGCACAGAGGGCATTATTAATGCCAGGATGCTTCTCACATATTTGCATATCACAAAcatgaaagagtttatatcgATGTAACACAGGCTGGAAGGCACACAAATTTTGAGGCCTGGATTTGAATGTCATTTGCCCATCCCAAGACTTCCCCATAAGTCTCTGTTTCTGGTTGAGTGCATCTCTGAAGGCAGCATAGGGAAATCAGACTGCCATCAGATCACGAGGCACCAGGGCGAGCAGAGCTTGGCTGGGGAGGATGACAAGGTCACAGAGGAGGTGCAGCTTCTCTCACCCTGATCACGCTGCAAACACTTCGTGACCTCCAGTCTTACTGGAAGTGTACCAGTGTTTACAGAAGCATTCCAAGCTTGGACTAATGCCTTTCCATTATGTGGACAATCTGAAAATCAGGATAGTTCCCAGAACATTCACCCACGAGCTGAGGGTTCGCGGTCATTTgcaaatttttaaacattaacaaACCATTCTTTTATGAAccttaataaaatattacatttaatgtttCGTGGTTTTTGTGACATTGAagagattatatttattattaatacctCAATTGTCTTTTGAAAACATATTCTAATTAATTTGTGTAaattttgtgaaatgtaaaaatataaaatgcagGTAaagctgaaatattttaaattagagACAGTCATAACCTTAATAATAAAGAGATCGTAACATAATAATAACGCCTTAATGATAAAACAATTTTGTGAGAAATTTTGTGAAATTAGTGAAAACAAAGCTCTCTAACCAAATGAACTCCCTCCACAGTTCTGTGGAACAGGTGTGGTTTGCACACAGCATGGCCATGTTTGCAATGCctagtttctttttttacatttgcagaaAGTCTTTTCAATCACACTCTTCCTTACCGCTGATTGGCTGAAGGCAGAGATcccaccctcccccacacatCTGGCTCTGCCTTTATAATTCAATACACtgattatatttgtttatataatagACACTGCAATGTGTagcttcagctaaatgcagGATATTAGCCTTGTAGCTAACATGCTGCTTGCGAtgctttttttgcatgtttgtttatcatCACAAGTGTGTGAAATATAAAGCCCCCATAAGACCCTAAAGTCATATAAAGGATATTCTAAAGGATATATAAAGGACATATAACAGTTAATGCATGTCACCCAAAGGTGACTTCAGTTAAGTGAACTGACAACTGGTAAAATGTATTCAAGCACCACAATGAGCTGTAAATACTAGTGAGCGAGGAGCAGGGTTCTCTGCTTCCATACTTCAGTGTGTGGTccgcagagaggagagaatttCTGAATCCAGTCCACTCAGCCTCACTAACAGTCGGGTGCACTACACGACACAAGTCACACTTTCATAACAAGCGCAGCCGTCGTCTCCTGTACCACATGACATCCTCAGAGAAGATGCACAAATAAAGTCGTTTTTCTTCTTGAGGCAGCACAGTCCCATGGAGAGCTGTCAGGGTCACAGGAAATCACCCATGTGAATGGGCACAAGCTTGGTGTTCATTGAACAGTGGTGCCTGTTTTTACATCCAGCACCTGAGAGCACTGTGGCTGATGAGGAGAGGCCCAGCAAGGAGGCCAGCCACCTCAGAAGGTCAGCAGAGTCATGCCAGGGGGAGGAGAACCTGAGCTCCACTTTACCACTTCAACAAGAAGAGCTTGAAGATacctccagcacctccacacCTGTTTACAGCACCTCCGCACACCTGTCCAGCACCTCCACACCTGTTTacagcacctccacacacctgtccatcacctccacacctgtttacagcacctccacacacctgtCCCGCACCTGCACACCTGTTTacatcacctccacacacctctccagcacctccacacCTGTTTACAGTACCTCCACACACCtctccagcacctccacacCTGTTTAAAGCACCTCCACACCTGTTTacagcacctccacacacctctccagcacctccacacCTGTTTAAAGT includes the following:
- the si:ch211-213d14.1 gene encoding uncharacterized protein C11orf53 homolog; translation: MTGSHALPGYYSMRRPFISEAEFSTSSKQLSTDVHSSALTGKSVSCDPVPIQYQSLLDGYYTESFSDYCGAGLAGGGSTIFSSSTLSTLLPSLPADTSNFVLRDSWETAATEVMEGLCADSLVPAPLMGSLSGSELHSPGQYRASSKGSVVPSSQFYPLHPLEDGHYPSPFQPAPGGFVYPTYTAVSGQSTTKTAALSLAETENPPLLSDTFPWVREDTSSGPWSQYEIRRAF